Sequence from the Segatella copri genome:
AGATGGGAAGGGATACTGCAGCAGGCGCACGTAATCATCGTAGATGTCCACATCGGTGAACACCTCTTTCAGGGCGGTGTTGAGAATCTCTCCGGTCTGGATTACCTGTCCGATTCCATTGCTCTGCTGACCCTTGATGATGTCCTTTTCGGTCTTCGGATCTTTGCGGTAAATATGCTGTGAAACCGTCTCGTCGATGCTGACAGGCAGGGTGAGCTTTCCGTTGTATGGAGAGGTTTCTACCTGGTCGAGGAGATACTGGCGGCGCTGGAAGAACTTGCTTTCGAGCTGTTCTTTCTTCAGGTCGTTGAGCGCGAGCGTAATCTTCTGATACTTATCATATTGCACATAGTCGTGATTGCTCAGATCGCTCTTCTTCTTGGCAGCAATCACGCGCCGCATCAGTTCTACGGCAGGATTATCCTTACGTTTGTAGCGGCCTTTTTTCGATTTTACCACCACTTCGGTAAGTTTGTGAGTATCGTCTTTCAGTTTGATTTCCAGAAAGTTGGTCTTTTCGTCAACCTTCACCGATGTGCTCTTGTAGCTCAGTGCGCTTACGGTGAGCATGAGTCCCGGCTTCTTGTCAATGGTAAACTTACCTTCTCCGTTGCTTGAAACTGCGATTTTATGTCCTTTGTATTGCACGCTTGCATACGGTACGGCAAAACCGTCGTCATCGATGACACGGCCTGTTATCTTCTGCTGAGCCATCATCTGAAGTGTAGAAATCATCAGAAGGATGACTGTAAAATACAACTTTTTAATACCTTTCATTTTTTATACCTTATTATATATAGGGGCTCTCCGCCCATGATTTAATCTTTTCAGGATGCAAAGTTATAACATTATTCGTAAATAGACGCAAAAACCTATTCATTATTTCAGTTTTTTATGAGATTTTCAGAAAAAGGCTTCCATGCAGTTCCTTCTGCAGCCTGTTCTTGCTCTTCGCCGTGCGAGCCTGAGTGGTATAAATCCCCTTCATATTGCTCTATTTCACCTTTTTATCTGTCAATATCTGATGAAATTCAGAAAAATAACAGAAAACTATTTGGTTAATTTAATTTTTTAGCGTAATTTTGCACACTGAAATTTAAAGAAGAAACGCCCTTCTGCGGGCTTATTAAACATAAAGAGAATGAATAACAAGGGAAATCTTACCGACGAGCGGCCCCCTTTGCTGCCCGTCATCATAGGCACCGGTTTCGGCAGTGGCTTCTGGCCTTGGGGACCGGGAACGGCTGGCTCTGTATTGGCAACCCTCATCTGGGCAGCCCTGGCTTACGGACTCGGTATTACGGGCGAGAGTCTGCAGAGTATCACCTTCTTTCTCGTCATTGTTTCCACTATTCTGGGCACTTGGGCAACAGCGCAGTTGCAGCCTTACTGGGGTGAGGATCCCAGCCGTGTGGTCATCGACGAGATGGCTGGCGTGTGGATTCCCCTGTCGTTGCTGACCCCGCTTACTGCTCAGGGCGAAGTGAAAGATGCCTGGTGGTGGGCATTGGTGGCACTTGTTCTCTTTCGCTTCTTTGATATGGTGAAACCGCTGGGCATCAAGAAACTGGATAACAGGCAAGGCGCCTTCTACGTGATGGCTGATGATCTGCTGGGCGGCCTCTATGCAGCCGTTTCTTTAGTCATCATCAAAATCATACTGGTTTCGGCTGGAATCATCTAGTCTGACATTTCTTAAAGAAACAAATTCTTAAAGAAACAAATTCTTAAGCAGACATTTCTTAAACAGACATTTCTTAAACAGGCAATAAAAAATAGATTAAAATATGAATTATAGAGATTTCTTACAAAAAGTTATCTATGCCATCATCAATCCACTTATCAAGGCGATGATAGCAGTAGGTATTACTCCTAACATTGTCACCTTCGTAGGATTCCTGGGCAATATCGTGGCAGCCGGTTTCTTCCTCGATGCTGCATGGATGCTCGGAACTGAACAGGCTGATTATGCATCTTGCATGGTTACTGTAGGATGGGGTGGATTCATCATCCTCGCAGCCGGTCTTTTCGATATGATGGATGGCCGTCTGGCTCGTATGAGCGGCAAGAGCAGTCTCTTCGGTGCACTCTGGGATTCTACACTCGACCGCTACAGCGAACTGGTAAGTCTCTTTGGCATCTGCCTCATCTTCGTACGTATGCAGGGCGATATGATCTGGTTCTGGATGAGCGTAGTCACCTTTGCAGCGATGATCGGTTCTGTGATGGTAAGTTATGTCCGTGCCCGTGCCGAGGGTTTGGATATTGAGTGCAAGGTAGGTTTCATGCAGCGTCCTGAGCGCGTTGTCGTTACCGCTGCTACTGCGATGATTACCGGCTTTACAGGCAATATCTGGTGGCTGGCTGGCGGAATGATTCTGATTGCCGTTCTGGCAAACATCACCGCTTTCTGGCGCATCTGGCATTGTTATGTTGTGATGAACGCTCATAAATAATAAACTCAAGTTCTATCAATAAAAAGTAGAAAAAAGTGTTTAGTATCTATCTGATTATCCTCCTGGCGGTACTCGCAGCCTGGAAGAAGACACGCCGTTTTGCCTTCTATTTTCTGCCTTGGTTCCTCTTTGGAATCATCTACGATTCGATGCGCCTTTATCCTAACTATATGGTGAACGATATTGACGTGGCGAATCTCTATCATGCAGAAAAGTCGCTCTTCGGCATTGCTGCTTCATCCAGCGCAGAACTGCAGGCTGTAGCCGACCATAGCCAGCTGATGATTCCGGGCGAATACTTCAAGGTTCACCATTGCGGTTTTGCTGATTTCTGGGCAGGCATCTTCTATCTCTGCTGGGTTCCGGTGCCTATCGCCTTTGCCCTTTATCTGTATCTTACGAAACAGCTTAACTGGTTCAAGCGTTTCTCCTGGGCTTTCCTGCTGGTGAATGTCATCGGCTTCATCGGCTATTACATCTATCCGGCTGCTCCGCCCTGGTATGCGATGAACTATGGCTTCAAGGCTGTGCTCAATACACCGGGCAATGTGGCTGGTCTGGGCAGATGGGACGCAATGACCGGACTGCACGTGTTCCACGGACTCTATGGCAAGAATGCCAATGTCTTTGCTGCCGTGCCGAGTCTGCATGCTGCCTATATGTTCCTCACTACGATTTATGCTGTGATGAGCCGTAAACGCTGGTATACGGTGGTGCTCTTCGCCTGCATCTGTCTGGGAATCTGGTGGACGGCAGTCTATTCCGGTCATCATTATATCATCGATGTCATGTTGGGTATTCTTACTACGATAGTAGGCGTACTGCTTATGGAATCCAAGAGAATATGGGCAAGATTAAAGAAGAACTCGTAACCTTCGGCAAGGCAGAACTGACTGCCTCCTGCGCCTCTGTGATAGACTTCGGACTGGCATTCTTCCTCTCAGATATCATCGGCATTTATTACGGACTTGCCAATGCGCTGGGAGTGATAAGTGGCGGCATTACCAACTGCATACTGAATTACCGTTATGTGTTCGGCGATTCCAAGAGCAAGAAAAAGAGTGTCGCCTGGCGCTATTTTATCATCTGGGGCATCAGCTGGATGCTCAATTCGGGCGGCACTATCGCCCTGACCGAATTTCTGAATGCGCACGAACATATTCAGCTGCATTATATGATTCCGAAGAGTATTGTATCTCTGCTGGTAGCGATATTCGTCAACTATCCCGGACAGAAGAAATTTGTTTTTAAGCAGTAATAACCATATCAGATGGGGGCAGTATTCAGTATGTGCCCTCATCTTTTTTTGTATCCTGGCAGGTAATCTGTTGACATCGGGACATAAAAAAAGAGTTTGGATTGTCTCCCGACATTCCAAACCCACACTTGTTTCTAACTAACTTATTATCAACTATTCATTACTTTTCAGGTTGCAAAATTACGAGTTTTTTTCTTATAAAATAATTTTTTTCAGAAAAATAATAACGTAAACGTTTGCGTTTTCGAAAGAAATTGTTATCTTTGCAGAGAATTCACTAACTTTGCTGTCGGAAAGACAAAATATGCAGAATATGTGAATACAAAATGTATATCGATAATAAGCATAAACTGAATATGAAACAACGAAGAACATCTTTGAAAGACCTCGCCGACCGACTTGGCGTCAGCATAGCAACTGTATCTAGAGCCTTGCGAAACAGCCATGAAGTGGGTGAGGAGATGACTCAAAAGGTGAAAAGCCTTGCCAAGGAGCTCAATTATCGACCAAACCCCTTTGCACAGAGCCTCAGAAAAGAAGCACCTAGGGTGATTGGTGTAATTGTGCCAAACCTGGTGACTCATTATTATGCTGCCGTGCTGGATGGTATAGAAGATTATGCCGTAAGGAATGGTTATTCGGTGATCAGCGCCAATAGCCACGAGAATACAGAACACGAGAAGAGAGCGGTAGAAAACTTCCTGAATATGCATGTGGAAGGCATCATCGCCTGTCTGGCACAGGATACGGTCGACTATTCTCATTTCGAGCAGTTGCATAAGATGGGAGTTCCACTGGTGTTCTTTGCCCGTTGTTGCTTAGAAGATAAGTTCTCCCAGGTAGTAGGCAATGGTGATGTTGCAGCCCAGGAGGCTACCCAGCATATGATAGATACCGGTTCGCGCCGCATCGCCTTCATCGGCGGTCCAAACCATCTTGATATGGTGCGCCGCAGAAAACACGGTTATCTGGAGGCTCTGAGAGAGAACCGCATCCCTATCGACCGTGACCTCGTAGTCTGCGACAGAATCGATTTCGATGTGGCCCGAAACGCTACCCTCCGTCTCCTCGAAAAGGAGGACAGACCTGATGCCATCCTCGCCTTTAACGATATTATCACCTATGCCGCCTTCGATGCTATCAAGGAAAAAGGGCTTCGCATACCAGAGGATGTTGCTATTATCGGTTTTACCGATGGTGATACTGCTGCCTTCGTTACGCCGAAACTCTCGGCTATCATGGACAAGGCGCACGAACAGGGAACCACAGCCTGCGATCTTCTCATGAGAAGTATCAATGGTGATGAAAAAATCTACAAGAAAGTGGTACCGATGATACTGAAAATACGCGAAAGTTCTGAAAAAAACGACGTGAAATAATTCCTATTTTCATAGAACTGTAAATTAAACCTACGATTATGATGATTAAAAAACAAAACTACTTGAAACATGCCATCGTGCTATTTCTGCTCTTGCTGCTCATGCAGCCGGGTAGAGCATGTGCTGCCTATGAAAACGTAGAATTCAGCAGCCTCACCAATCATGATGGACTTACGAACAGTCAGGTGGGTGCTATCCTCAAGGACACCAGAGGCTACATCTGGTTCGGTACCCAGTCGGGACTGTGCCGCTTTGATGGCTTCCGTATGAAAACTTTCTATTATAGCAACACTGATGATAAGTCGCTGCCTAACAATTCGGTAGATGAACTTCAGCAAGACTATGATGGAAATATCTGGGTGCATACCTCTATGGGTTACAGCATCTATAAATATGATGAAGAGCAGTTTGACCGCAAATCGGAAGAATGGCTCAAAAACATCCACGTGCAGGGACCTCCTTATAAACTCCTGATAGATAAGGATAAGAACATGTGGATAGCTGTCTACGGACAGGGACTCTACTATCATAATGCCAAAATCAAGAATACTTATCTTTTTAAATTTACCAAAAAGGCTCAGCCGGGCTGTCTGAAAGAGGGAAATATCAGTAAAATAACCGAGGTTGACGGCGATGCACTCATTACCTATGCTGATGGTACAATCTGCCGTGTCAACGGACAGAAACAGAAGGTTCTCTGGTACAATTCCTTCCTTGCCACCCATAAAGTAGCCGGTGATAATGGTGCCTATACTTTCTATGATGGTATAGGAGGTTTCTGGGTTTCAGTAAGCAATGCCAATTATGTGTATCAGTCTAAGACCGGGAAATGGACCGATGCCCGTTCTTATCTTACAAACATGGGCATTGCTATTCCTTGCCCAACCCGTATTCTGATGCGTGATATTGCCCGCGATAAGGCAGGCAATCTCTGGGTGGCTTCCGACCATAACGGTCTCTTCTTCGTTGATTTCAAACGCAAAATCTGCCGTCAATATGTTCATTCCGAAGCAAAGGGAAGTATCGTTGACAATTCCCTGCAGAAGGTTTATGTGGATGATGAGGGAGCTATCTGGGTAGGTAGTTACAAGAACGGCGTGGCTTATTATTCGCCTGACGCTCAGAAATTCACAACTATTCCGCTTGGTGATGTGTGTACAATCACGCAGGATCTGAATGGTAATCTCTGGTGCGGAACCAATGATAGCGGTATTGTATGCTACAGTCCGCTTACAGGACAGAGTTGGCGATTCGGACAGGCTGAAACCGGTCTGGCTTCGGATATTATCGTCAGCAGCGTAACCATGAGTGATGGTACGATGTATTTCGGAACCTTCAATGGTGGACTTGCCCAATATAAAAACGGCAGATGGAAGAGTTTTCAGGCAGCTCCAGGCGGACTTGCCAATAACAGCGTCTGGTGTCTTGCTGAAGATCCGTATCATCGCCTGATTATCGGAACCTTGGGCTCAGGCTTCCAGATTTATAATCCTGAAAGTGGTAAGTTTACAACCTACAATATTCAGAACTCAGGCATATCCAGCGATTTTATCAACTCGCTCTTCCTGCCGAATAAAGATGAAATTCTGATAGGTCATTCGCAGAACTATTCTATCTTTAATTTCGGAACCCGAAAGGTAACCAATGTGAATACAACCAAGGACGGACAGCCTTTCCCTAGTCCTTCCCTGAATTACATGATGAAGGATAGCCGAGGCATCTTGTGGATGGCTTCGCCTGCGGGCGTCACCATGTATGATGAGGCTTCAGGACAGTTGGAGTCAATCAATGACCTCAATGGTACGCAGGGTACGGTAGGTTGTATGGTGCTCGAAGATAAGCAGCATAACATCTGGCTGGTTTCTGAATTTATCGTTACCCGTGTTACGCTGACCAAGAACAATCAGGGCAAATGGGACATTACGATGATTAGTTTCACTTCGCTCGATGGCTTGCAGAGCCGCCAGTTTAACCAGCGTTCTGCCTGTCTGATGAGAAATGGAGCCATCGCCATCGGCGGTCAGGATGGTATTAATATCATCAATCCTGCCAAGATCCTTCCTGCCCAGAAACATGCAAAAGTCTTGTTTAGCGGTTTAGTACTCTTCGATCATCCGCTGAAGGCAGGTGAGGAGTTTGAAGGAAGAGTGCCTCTGGCTAAATCGCTTGATACAAACCCAGAACTGGATCTCAGCTATAAGGATAAGGCGTTTACCATACAGCTGGCTTCCGACCAGGTAAGTATTCCGGCACGTTGCCGTTTCCTCTATCGCATGAAGGGACTTGATGACAAATGGATGCTGACACCTGAGGGACGTCCGGAGGCTACCTTTACCAATCTCTCTTCAGGCAGCTATGTTCTGGAGGCAAAGGTGGTGAATGCTGATGGTAGTGTGAGCGATGAGGTGAACACGCTGAAGATTCATATTCACCCGCCTTTCTATCTCTCTATATGGGCGTTCATCGTATATATTATATTAATAGGTGTAGCTTTCTATCTCTATCGTAAACGCATGCTCGAAAAGCAGCGTGTTAAATTCGAACTCCAGAGCAAGGAAGACAGTATCAAGAAGACCAAGGAGTTGAACGAACTCAAACTCAACTTCTTCACCAATGTGAGTCATGAACTCCGTACTCCGCTCACCCTGATTATCTCGCCGCTGGTTAGTATGATCAGAGAAGAAAGAGATGAAAGTAAACGCAGAAAGCTGGAGATGATTCATCGCAATGCTACCCGTTTGCTCAATCTGGTAAATCAGATTCTCGACTTCCGCAAGATAGACCAGAACAAGGAAAAACTTACCCTGTCGCATATCGACATTGTGAGCTTCGTTGACAATATCTGTACTTCGTTCCGTACTTTGGCAAACAGCAAAGTAACGCTTGCCTTCGATTCTACGGTGCCTAGTCTGCAGATGTCGTTTGATGCTGATAAGGTAGGAAAGATCGTGAACAACCTCCTGAGCAATGCCTATAAGTTTACGCCAGATGGAGGATTTATCACCGTTTCTCTGAGTGTTGCACTCCGCCAGCGTGTAGGAGATAAGGATTCGGATATGCTCCGCATCTCAGTATCAGATACTGGCAAGGGCATCAGCGATAAGGAGAAGGAACATGTATTCGAGCGTTTCTATCAGGTTAATGGCACTGAAATGCAGCCGCAGGGCGGTAGCGGAATAGGTTTGAACCTGGTAAAGAAGTTTGCCGAACTGCATGGCGGTAAGGTAGATGTTACAGATAATCCAAGCGGAGGAACCATCTTTATGGTAGACCTTCCGATAGAGAGCAGTACCACCTCCAATTCTACGGCACATCTCGGTTCCTTGCGAGCAGCACCTATCATAACCACGGTGCATCAGGCTACTGATGAGGATCCGGATGCAGGTAAGAACGTTCTCTACGGAATGAGTAAACATGCGCATCAGCCTGGAGAATCGATGATCAAGAAGCCGGTAGTGCTCCTCGTTGACGACAGTGAGGACTTCCGTGAGTTTATGAACGAAGTATTGACAGACTATACGGTTGTTGAGGCTGTCAATGGTCAGGATGCCTGGAACAAGATCATCGACCGTCGTCCTGACATCATCCTGAGCGATGTGATGATGCCTGTGATGGATGGTAACGAACTCTGCCGGATGTGTAAGGACAATGACGAAACAACAGCCATACCTTTCATCATGCTCTCAGCCCGTATGGGAGATGAGCAACGCAAGGAAAGTCTGAAGTGTGGTGCTGACGAGTATATTGCCAAACCATTCGATATTGATATGTTGAATCTCTGTATTCTGAACCTCTTGAAGAAACGCAAGAATGTGAGCACAGATTATGTAATAACAGAGGCTGACCGCAAATTTATTGATGAGGTGAATGCTTATATCCGCGACAATATGAGCAATCCTGAAACATCGGTAGAATCGCTCAGTACTCATCTTAGCATTTCACGCGTACAATTATATAAACGCATGATTTCGCTGACGGGTATTACACCTTCTGAGTATCTCAGAACCAAGCGTATCAAATTTGCAGAGCATCTGCTGCGCTCGGGCGACTTGAACATCAGTGAAATAGCCTATAAGGTGGGATTCAATAATCCGCGTTATTTCACTAAATACTTCCAAGACGCGTATGGCGTTACGCCGTCTCAATATCGTAAGAATCTGTCAGAATCAGAGTAGTTTACGCATCTGATTAACATTTTATACACATACAGATAACATTTGCGCACAAAGATACGGGAATTTTCTCGTATCTTTGCCGCAGATTTTTAAACTTTCCTTTAAACGTATAAAATGAGACTAACTAAAACATTATTGATTTCAGCAGTGCTGCTGATGAGTGCCACAGGCATGCAGGCAGCCGGTTTCAACCAGAATGGTAATTATCTCACTGTTCAGTTGAAGCAACACCAGAATTTTGGTCCTAGTCAGATTCGCCTCCAGGTGGTGAGCGATAAGATTATCCGTGTTCAGGCTACAGCCGAACAGAGTTTCCGTAATAAACAGAGTCTGATTATTGTGCCTCAAAACAGCAAGGCAAAGTATAAGGTGGAAGAGCAGGGAGACAATCTCATCATTACCACTGCAGCTATGCGTGCTGTCATGAATGAGGCTACGGGTCAGATTACCTTCTATGACCTGAAAGACAAAGTCCTTCTCAACGAGGTTGCACAGGGCGGAAAGACTTTCAAGCCGTTCACTGTGCCTGACCGTGAAATCGGTGTAGACATTGCCAAGGTTCCTGAAGCACAGAAGCACGGATGGTCATGGCGTGCGCTCTTCAACTCTCCTGATAACGAGGCGTTCTATGGTCTCGGTCAGCATCAGAGTGAGGAACTCAACATGAAGGGCAAGAACGAAGACCTCTTCCAGTATAATACTAAGGTGAGTGTGCCTTTCGTCATCTCTAATAAAAACTACGGCATTCTCTGGGATTCTTATTCTTATTGCCGTTGGGGTAATCCGGAAGATTATCTCCAGCTCAACCGTGCCTTCAAACTCTATGATAAGGATGGAAAGGAAGGTCAGCTGACAGGTACTTATGTAGACAAGAACGGTAAGAAGATTGTCCGAGGCGAAGATAGCATTTACTTTGAGTATGCAATGCCTGAGACTTCTGAGGTTTGCAACAAGACAGATAATGGCGGCATTCAGAACCTGCCAAAGGGTTTTGCGCTGAATGGTTCCAAGGTGGTGTACGAGGGTTATGTAGAGGCTCCAACCAACAGCTTCTATCAGTTTATCCTCTACTATGCCGGCTATATGAAGATTTATATCGATGGCAAACTGGTTGTGCCTGAGCGCTGGCGTACAGCATGGAATCCGAACTCTTATAAGTTTGAAACTCCTATCAAGAAGGGCGTAAAGACTCCTATCCGCATCGAGTGGCAGCCAGATGGTGATGTTTCTTACTGCGGTCTTCGCGTAGCAGCTCCTCGTTCTGAGGCAGAGAAGAACCAGTTGAGCATCTGGAGCGAAATGTCTCCTGACATGGATTACTACTTCATCGCCGGTCAGAATCTCGATGAGGTGATTTCCGGTTACCGTACGCTTACCGGCAAGGCTTCGCTTTATCCTAAGTGGACCCTCGGTTTCTGGCAGAGCCGTGAGCGCTATCAGAGCAGCAAGGACATTGAGGACAACCTGAAGAAGTTCCGCGACCTGCATATTCCTGTAGACAATATCGTTCAGGACTGGAACTATTGGAAGCTGGATTCATGGGGAAGTCATGAGTTTGAGGCTGCTCGCTATCCAAACCCACAGGCGATGCTCGACAGCGTACATGCGATGAACGGAAGATTCATGATTTCCGTATGGCCTAAGTTCTACGATACAGTCAAGAACTATAAGGAACTCGATAGCAAGGGCTGGATGTATCATCAGGCTATCAAGGATGATATTCACGACTGGCTCGGCTTCCGCGGTTCATTCTATGATGCCTATTCTGACGGTGCCCGCAAGATGTTCTGGCGCCAGATGGACGAGAATCTTTATACCAAGTATAAGTTCGGAATCGATGCATGGTGGATGGATGCATCAGAACCAAACGTTCGCGACTGTACCCCGATGTGGTACCGCAAGGCCCTTTCAGGTCCTACTGCCCTCGGTACATCAACCGAATATTTCAATGCTTACAGCATCGTGAATGCTGATGCTATCTATAACGGACAGCGCAGCGTGAACCCTAACCAGCGTGTCTTCCTCCTGACCCGTTCGGGCTTTGCAGGTGAGCAGCGCTACAGTACGGCTACCTGGTCTGGCGACATTGCTACCCGTTGGGAAGATATGCGCGCCCAGATGACAGCAGGTTTGAACTATTCTATGGCAGGTCTTCCTTTCTGGGGAATGGACCAGGGCGGTTTCTGTGTAGAAAACCGTTATGTGGCTGCCCAGCAGGAATTTGATAAGACTGGTAAGGAGAATGCTGACTTGAAGGAATGGCGCGAGTTGCAGGCGCGTTGGAACCAGTTCGGTTGCTTCGTACCTCTTTATCGTACTCATGGTCAGTGGCCTACCCGTGAGGTCTGGAACATTGCTCCGGCAGATCATCCGGCTTATAAGACCATCGTGGCTTACGATAAACTCCGTTACCGTCTGATGCCTTACCTCTACAGTATGGCGGGTATGGTTCACTTCAAGGACTATACGATGATGCGTGGATTGGTAATGGACTTCAACGGCGATGACAATGTTTACGACATCAAAGACCAGTGGATGTTCGGTCCTGCTCTCATGGCTTGTCCTGTAGGCGAGTATCAGAAGTACAGCCGCAATGTTTATCTTCCTAAGCAGAAGGGCTGGTATGATTTCTATACAGGTAAGCACTATGCCGGTGGACAGACAATCGTTGCCGATGCGCCTTTCGATAAGATTCCAGTCTTTGTTCCAGAGGGTTCTATTCTTCCTGTGGGTCCAGAGATGGAGTGGAGCGATCAGAAAAAGGCTGAGCTCATCGATCTCTATGTCTATGCAGGCAAGGACGGTTCTTATACACTCTATGAGGATGAGGGAACCAACTACAACTACGAGAAGGGTAAGTATGCTATGATAGACTTCAAGTATAATGATGCTCAGAAGACCGTTACTATCGCTGCCCGTAAGGGTGCTTTTGATGGTATGTTACAGAAGCGTCGCTTCAATATCGTACTTGTTTGTGATAAAAACCAGCAGGGTATCAGCCTCGCCAAGGCGCCTAAGGGCAAGATGGTGAAGTATGCTGGTAAGGCAGTTACTGTAAAACTGAAGTAATATGAAGAAGATATTTGCTTTAGCAATCTTTCTATTGGGCGCTCAATCGTTGAGCGCCCGTGATCGCCAGTCTTTTGATAAAGGCTGGCTTTTCACTTTAGCAGATAGTGCCGGAATGTCAAAGTCTGATTATTCAGACCGGCATTGGCGAAGTTTGAATCTTCCTCACGATTGGGCGATAGAGGGCGAT
This genomic interval carries:
- a CDS encoding phosphatidylglycerophosphatase A family protein; the protein is MNNKGNLTDERPPLLPVIIGTGFGSGFWPWGPGTAGSVLATLIWAALAYGLGITGESLQSITFFLVIVSTILGTWATAQLQPYWGEDPSRVVIDEMAGVWIPLSLLTPLTAQGEVKDAWWWALVALVLFRFFDMVKPLGIKKLDNRQGAFYVMADDLLGGLYAAVSLVIIKIILVSAGII
- a CDS encoding CDP-alcohol phosphatidyltransferase family protein; protein product: MNYRDFLQKVIYAIINPLIKAMIAVGITPNIVTFVGFLGNIVAAGFFLDAAWMLGTEQADYASCMVTVGWGGFIILAAGLFDMMDGRLARMSGKSSLFGALWDSTLDRYSELVSLFGICLIFVRMQGDMIWFWMSVVTFAAMIGSVMVSYVRARAEGLDIECKVGFMQRPERVVVTAATAMITGFTGNIWWLAGGMILIAVLANITAFWRIWHCYVVMNAHK
- a CDS encoding phosphatase PAP2 family protein, with translation MFSIYLIILLAVLAAWKKTRRFAFYFLPWFLFGIIYDSMRLYPNYMVNDIDVANLYHAEKSLFGIAASSSAELQAVADHSQLMIPGEYFKVHHCGFADFWAGIFYLCWVPVPIAFALYLYLTKQLNWFKRFSWAFLLVNVIGFIGYYIYPAAPPWYAMNYGFKAVLNTPGNVAGLGRWDAMTGLHVFHGLYGKNANVFAAVPSLHAAYMFLTTIYAVMSRKRWYTVVLFACICLGIWWTAVYSGHHYIIDVMLGILTTIVGVLLMESKRIWARLKKNS
- a CDS encoding GtrA family protein, which encodes MGKIKEELVTFGKAELTASCASVIDFGLAFFLSDIIGIYYGLANALGVISGGITNCILNYRYVFGDSKSKKKSVAWRYFIIWGISWMLNSGGTIALTEFLNAHEHIQLHYMIPKSIVSLLVAIFVNYPGQKKFVFKQ
- a CDS encoding LacI family DNA-binding transcriptional regulator, whose translation is MKQRRTSLKDLADRLGVSIATVSRALRNSHEVGEEMTQKVKSLAKELNYRPNPFAQSLRKEAPRVIGVIVPNLVTHYYAAVLDGIEDYAVRNGYSVISANSHENTEHEKRAVENFLNMHVEGIIACLAQDTVDYSHFEQLHKMGVPLVFFARCCLEDKFSQVVGNGDVAAQEATQHMIDTGSRRIAFIGGPNHLDMVRRRKHGYLEALRENRIPIDRDLVVCDRIDFDVARNATLRLLEKEDRPDAILAFNDIITYAAFDAIKEKGLRIPEDVAIIGFTDGDTAAFVTPKLSAIMDKAHEQGTTACDLLMRSINGDEKIYKKVVPMILKIRESSEKNDVK
- a CDS encoding hybrid sensor histidine kinase/response regulator transcription factor produces the protein MMIKKQNYLKHAIVLFLLLLLMQPGRACAAYENVEFSSLTNHDGLTNSQVGAILKDTRGYIWFGTQSGLCRFDGFRMKTFYYSNTDDKSLPNNSVDELQQDYDGNIWVHTSMGYSIYKYDEEQFDRKSEEWLKNIHVQGPPYKLLIDKDKNMWIAVYGQGLYYHNAKIKNTYLFKFTKKAQPGCLKEGNISKITEVDGDALITYADGTICRVNGQKQKVLWYNSFLATHKVAGDNGAYTFYDGIGGFWVSVSNANYVYQSKTGKWTDARSYLTNMGIAIPCPTRILMRDIARDKAGNLWVASDHNGLFFVDFKRKICRQYVHSEAKGSIVDNSLQKVYVDDEGAIWVGSYKNGVAYYSPDAQKFTTIPLGDVCTITQDLNGNLWCGTNDSGIVCYSPLTGQSWRFGQAETGLASDIIVSSVTMSDGTMYFGTFNGGLAQYKNGRWKSFQAAPGGLANNSVWCLAEDPYHRLIIGTLGSGFQIYNPESGKFTTYNIQNSGISSDFINSLFLPNKDEILIGHSQNYSIFNFGTRKVTNVNTTKDGQPFPSPSLNYMMKDSRGILWMASPAGVTMYDEASGQLESINDLNGTQGTVGCMVLEDKQHNIWLVSEFIVTRVTLTKNNQGKWDITMISFTSLDGLQSRQFNQRSACLMRNGAIAIGGQDGINIINPAKILPAQKHAKVLFSGLVLFDHPLKAGEEFEGRVPLAKSLDTNPELDLSYKDKAFTIQLASDQVSIPARCRFLYRMKGLDDKWMLTPEGRPEATFTNLSSGSYVLEAKVVNADGSVSDEVNTLKIHIHPPFYLSIWAFIVYIILIGVAFYLYRKRMLEKQRVKFELQSKEDSIKKTKELNELKLNFFTNVSHELRTPLTLIISPLVSMIREERDESKRRKLEMIHRNATRLLNLVNQILDFRKIDQNKEKLTLSHIDIVSFVDNICTSFRTLANSKVTLAFDSTVPSLQMSFDADKVGKIVNNLLSNAYKFTPDGGFITVSLSVALRQRVGDKDSDMLRISVSDTGKGISDKEKEHVFERFYQVNGTEMQPQGGSGIGLNLVKKFAELHGGKVDVTDNPSGGTIFMVDLPIESSTTSNSTAHLGSLRAAPIITTVHQATDEDPDAGKNVLYGMSKHAHQPGESMIKKPVVLLVDDSEDFREFMNEVLTDYTVVEAVNGQDAWNKIIDRRPDIILSDVMMPVMDGNELCRMCKDNDETTAIPFIMLSARMGDEQRKESLKCGADEYIAKPFDIDMLNLCILNLLKKRKNVSTDYVITEADRKFIDEVNAYIRDNMSNPETSVESLSTHLSISRVQLYKRMISLTGITPSEYLRTKRIKFAEHLLRSGDLNISEIAYKVGFNNPRYFTKYFQDAYGVTPSQYRKNLSESE